TCTGACCCGGGCCCCTGGTGCAGCGAGTGGTGCGAGTGTCCCCGCCTCAGCTCAGCGTTCACCGGGTGCCCCTCACACACCTGCCTCCCTCTTAATCCTGACCCCTGTCCCCAGAGCTGGCAGATATTTATTACACATCGGGACACTAAGGCTCAAAGATAAAGGGACTTGCCCGAGGGAACAGGACTTCTAAATGGCAGCAGCGATTTGAAAACAAAGCCAAAGCTCTTCCTACTGCTCCCTCTGTGAGGTTCCTGCAATCGACCTACCCCAGTAACTCCAAGACTACAGTAAGGTCTCCGCCCACCCCAGGAAGAAGGACAAAGGCGGCCCAGGCAGGGGGTCTTAGAGGGAGCCAGGCCGGGCCTGTCGCTGCCCTCCAGGTAAGTGGACGAAGGCACCGGGTGTGTTGTAACTCAGGCCGCCTTCGCCCTGCACGCTGTCCACTGGGCTTTACAACCACAGCGCACTGATGGAAAGAAGAGCTGGCCAGGCTGGCCCGCTGCTGCTTCCTCCCAGgggccccactcccaccctctgGCCCGTGACGGGCACAGGGAACAGCCAGATGAGTTGAAAATGGGGTGTGGAGGGAGGAGCGTTGTCTTCCTTGCTTTGGGGCCCTGGAAGAGAAGGTGGAGGCGGTGGTACCTGGTACAAAGCATTGACATCCCAGATCTCGTCATCACGGGCCTTTCACCTTCACTTTCAAATCTGGGGGTAACGTCACTTAACTCACAGGGGTGTTGCGACAACTGGGGGGAGAACACAGGAGAAGGGTCAGGAGCTTAACAGTAGGTCAGCAACCCGTGTGAAACCGAGATGGGCACCGAAGCCACGGCACACACAGAACTCGGGAGGGTGAAGTGACCTATCCACGTGACGTGAGCATCCAAGGTCATGGCCCGGCCTTGAACTCGGGGTTTTTGGTCCAGGTACGCTGCTTGTAGTGAAGTGCTGTGAGAGTTTACACCCACCTACTGCCCACGTGGTCATCTTAAAGCAGCTGCCCTGCTGGTCACTGGGAGTTAGTTAGAGATGGGGATTAACGTCCTAGCCGTGTGGTCTGGGCCAGGAACAGCTCTATGGGCCCGATTTCTTCGCCTATAAAAGTGGGGGAAGGGTAGGGAAACGGAGTGCTCGGTCCTCTTGTTCTGGGAGCGAGCACCTCAGCCATTCTGAGCTCACTTGTCTCATCAGCCCCCAAATGAAGCTTAGGAGAGGATCTGCATCCCAGGGTCAGAATCAGGCATCTCTCTGAGGAAGTGAAGCACTACAGACAGCCTTTTAAACACCCATcagccagatgaagaaacagcctCTGAGAGGCCAAATGACTCTCCTGTCACCTGCCTACTCCCCCTGCATAGATGTCTTGGTTTTCACAACTGCTGGGTCAGTTCAGAGCTGAGAGTGGTGTTCTGGACTAAGTTTTAGCTCCCATGgagttttctttccttcactcctCTCGTGGCTCACTCCTGCCCCCGGGACTTGGGGTTCAGAACAGACAGGGCGGCAGATGCCTCTTGCCTTTCATTCCGAGCTGCCTCCTTCCCCCTGAGTGATCATAACCAGCCCCTGCAGATCCGCTCAGGTTCAACAGGGCCTGCTAGATGGTCTACTCAGCCTGTCACGCAGAAATACGTGACAGGCTGAGCAGGCTTCTTGAAATCTACACTCACCTGCTTCTgcttcccaccctcccacctctCAACCCGCTTGGGTCTGGCCCCTCCGCTGCACCCCACCCACCTCTGCTCTACTTCCCTCCTGAGCGCCAGCAGATTCCCAGTCACCAAGCCCATGAGCCTTCGTCCAGTCCCGCCCTCACCCAAGGCGGAGCTTGCTCGTTCTCTCCGGATGTCCCGGAGTCACTTTAGGCCCGTGTGCCAAGGCTGACTGGCTAGGGGCGCCTTTCTCCTGGCAGGGCACAGCTGCTGGGATGAGGATTTCTGCAGAGTCCCTACACTCCGGAACACTGGGACCCTTGGGACTGGAAAAGCCCGGAGCAGGCTGGCCCGTCTGGACTCTGGCCCTTGTTGGCCAGGAATGTGGATCCCAGAAATACGCCCTCTAGCCTGTGAGCGGCAAAGGGATCCCAACTGTGCTCCCGAGTCCCTGTCCTGGCCTCTGCAGAGCATCTGTCACGGCCGGGCCCCCTGCTAGGCACCTGCCCTGCCTCAGTTCAGCGGAGAGAAGACGGGGCAGGGCTCACTCACCACCTTCCCTTCTTCATGGCCTGCATCTCAGCCCGCTTCCATCCAAAGGCTGGGTGTAGGGGGTCCTGGAGGGCAGGTCAAGCAAGGAGGGGACCGTCGGGTTGGGGAAGCACTGCTCTTCTTCCTGCTGCAGAGAAGGGGGCGAGGTGGTAAAGGACGGCCGAGGGTCTGGGAGCCTCATCCCTATGGTGCTGCGGTGTGGGAAGACCAGCAGTGAACAGAAAGGAGCTTTCTGAAAGAGGTACCTGGCCATGCCACCACTTCCCCTGAAAGTTCTAGCAGAGCATAACTGGACCTCGGGTACTCTGACTGCCTTTCTGCTCTTCAGCTATTTCCCCTGCACATTCACATTTTGGGCCTGCAATTccctctcccatctctgcctgGTGAGATGCTTTTGTCTTTCAAGGTCTTACCACACCCTTACCTCCTCTAAGACTTCCCTAACCCTCAAATACACAGGTCATGTCTCACTTTATTTCTCCAAGACGGGCAATGCTCACGATGAAGGCACAGGCCTCCCAGGGGACAAAGCCTGTGTCTTCTCTCACCCCATGGGCCTGGAGCACATTAGCTGCTCAGTAAGTGTCTGAATGGATGAACGGGGAGGCGCTGCCCAATGCTCACGTACACCTATTTGTCAGCCCAGAGGGTGGTCTTCTCTGACTGCCCGTGGGAGGGAGGCAAGAGCACATCATGATAAAACTGGTTGTTACAAAGCAATGCTGTTTGTaccaaaatatttaatgaatatgccgttaaaataaaaccaacaaaagAAATAGTAATACAATTTTACTGGTTTATATTTCAATTCATAAAGTTGACACACTGAAACTACCCTAGCACAATGTCCACGCACCTAGTTTTAGATGGGCTTACAGCTGTTTTGGTAACTGAACAAGAAAGACACAGAAAGCCGTGGAGGGGATGGTTTTGGGGTCAGGGGTTGCCGCTTGTTACCTCCCTGATCACAGATGACCTCAGCAAGCGTTAATACAGCcaacaggaaaagaaatacaaaacaacCCAGGTGTCTTTATGTACAAACCAGTGCCTCTTGTAACCAGCGACCTCCACACTGCACGCAGAGAAGACGACAAAGTCATCTGCGAGACAGCCTGTCAGCATATCACTATATAAATTAAAAGTCTAAAgttactttgtttaaaaaaaggtgCCAAAACCTCTATTCCATAGTTTTGAAGCGAGAACTTGCAGCCCATCTGAACAGCGAGGTTTGCACCCAGCCTCACTCCGGGGAGGGCCCAGGCAGGCAGGGACACAGGCCAGCAGGACGGGGGCCTCTTGGCATGTGTGTCCTGCACATCctcacatttacacacacacacacacacctcagtcTTTCTCACTTGTACAAGCTGTTGTGCAAAAACACTAGAACCTTGAAGTGAGGGAGCTCTTCACAGCTCTCGCGACagcagggtggagagcagagccCGACAAACCTTGAGTGAAATTAAGTGCCCAAAATAACCACATAATTAAGTTGTGCAGATCAGTCCTAGTCTGGGATTTAAACACTGTCAATTGGGTGCATTGGgaaaagatatttatatatacacacacacacgacacattAAGCAAAATAAGATTTGTCCACGTTATGATTAATCCAGTCTCGACAGTCGGTCAAGTCACCCACCCCAGCACTGTGGAGTCATTTGGCAGCTAACactaaaaacaacaggaactatgagaGTTGCATAGAATTGATCAGAAACATGTGAATAatgccaaaccaaaaaaacctgtgCATCGTAGAGTTAGTTTAACAAAACTAGGTGGCTTCACCTACAACCATGAAACCCTCCTATTTAAAACAAAGTGCTTCTCCATGTCTACCTGGAGGACCCTCTGCTGGCACTGGAGCAGATAATTATTTGAGCTACCgatcccctgccccacctcccccaatatataataatatgtgtatttttaaaaaaaaagattaaaggttTAGAAAAAAACCAAAGGCCTGAAGGATCCCCAAACTCTGATAATGTCACTCAGCCGCTGGGCTGGGTGAGGAGCTGACCTAGCCGGGAAGAGGCCCGGAGGTCACACGGAGGAGTGACTTTCTGGAACGTCCAGAGCGGCAGGTGAGCCGGCAGGCCTGTTAGTATCAGGAGTGAGGAGGGCCTTACCGCACAGGCTGTCTGCTTCATGAGCTCTGGTCCAACAACCTACCCACATGCTTCTATGGATCTGACTTAGGTACATTCTGGTCCTGGGACATGTCACAGAATCACACATCTGGCCAAAGAAGGCAACAAAAGGTGTCATGTTTTCTGAAGGTGTCTGGAGGCAGCAGCTGCTCTCAGCAAGTCTCTTTCCCTTGAACCCCGGTTGCCGTCTTTATGGAGCTCAGTGTTCGGTTAAACCACGTCTTCTTGGCCGCCTGTACCTCGTTGAGGGCAAGGCCTAAATGGTGCTCCAAGTCCTGGAAGAGGAACGACGTACATGAGGATGCTGGTCTCCAGTGCTAATGACACTGCCTCCCCAGAGCCGAGCCAAGACAAGAATTCAGTCTATTTCCTCTTGAGAGGCCTCTGGAAATTCCCCCAGTTCTCAAACTGGCATAGAAAGATCTGGAGTGCCTAAAGCTCTGGGAGATTTCCTAGTTAAGACCTCCTCATTTCTTGCCTCGTCTATTTATTAAAATGGCCTCCTACCTGAGCGTCTCCCTCTCCGTCCACCCACTGCATACCAGGAGACAGACCGAATGTTCTACCTAAGAATGCATCATTAATTTCCGGCAAGAGCCTTTCAAGCCTAGACCCCCTAGCAAGACATCCGAGATGCTTCACAGTCTGGGCTGAGACTCTTCCAGCTCAGCACCCACTTCCACCCCTACTTCCTGAAGGCCCTTCCAGGCaggccctctcctccctctgtgcTGTTGGGACACGCcatgccctccaccaggaaggctcactgttctgtcttttctccagcgGCACCCTCTGCTCACTCTCGGACTACAGCCCAGATACTATCCTTGGTGAGGCCTCTCCTCGCCGCCTTGGACGGTCGCGGAGGCCACGTGCTAGCTGTGCAGCCCCAAGAGCGAGAACGGGGCCTGGGCGAAGCAGACGCCCAGGTACCATGTGTGATACGGAGACCAGGGCTTTAAGCTTTAGTCCTGCACTTGGTTCCTTCTGCAAACTGTGCCTGGTGCCTACCTTGTGCTCAGCATCGGGGCTGATGGAACTAGCCATGCAGTataaagatgaacaaaacaaGTCCCAGTTTCTCCATAAGGAAAGGAGGCCCAGATAAATTAGGTAATacgtccaaggtcacaaagctgggTAAGTGACGGGAGCGGGGGCATAAAAGCTTGTATTTGTGAAGCCCTCAGGTATCGTGCTGAGCCCTTCCTGTGCATTATCTTTTTTAGTCCTCAAAGCAAACTATCAGAGTGACCCCTCATCACCTCCACTGGCAGATAAGGAACCTGAAGTGTAAGGAGGTTACTAACTGACCCAAGGTCAAAGAGTGTGATGGTGCAGCTGTGATTTCAAATCATGCATTCTCTGCTCCACCAGAAAGATTCCAAGTTTGATGGATAATTCTCATTATGAGAAAGTCCAATCGTTAGGACAGGCTAAATGCTAATTAAACATCCACTAGTAAATAACAAGTAATGGGCTTCTTCCCATGAGGATTAGGGTAGaagtttaaaagggaaaaaaccccaaaccataaAGATCATTTCTGGGGTTTCTAGCCCACACCAGCGAAATCCTGCCCCCATGCAGGTCTGGGTCCCGCCGCACCAGGGGCAGAGGGCTGGCCGGGGGCGCAGAGGCTGCAGCTGTTACCTGGATCTTACACTCAGCTTCCACCAGCTGCAGCTTGGTTTGTGCCAGTTCCAGTTCCATCTCTCTCAGCTGGTTCTTGAGTGTTTCCTTCTCCTCATCTGTGTCCTCATCCAAAACTTCCTTAGCTGAGCTGATGCCCTTTATGCGCCCTTCTTTGTTGAAAAATTCCCGGCAGCGCTCACAGTCATCCACTTTTTGCTGAAATTGAATGTCAGAtgtgaagagacaaagaagacatGAAGGTGTGAGCATCTCCTTTCTGGGGAGCCAAGAGATGGCTTCTCCGCTGAGCACTACAGCTTCTGAAAAACTATGTTCTCTCTGTCAACTGGCAGATGACCTACTGGAAAAGTCACCTGGTGTTATACACCAAAAGCAACACAAATATTCTTATGTCTTGATCCAGTCATCTCACTTCTAGGAACCTTggctaaaaaaatgaaaaagcagtgaCTAGATAAAGATTTACATACAAGGAATTTCACTGCAGAATTAGAGACACAAAAAAGGGGTGGGGAGATAAACTATCCAGCTACTGGGAAAAATTAAATAGGATGTGCTATATTTATACAAGGAAGTACACAGCCTCAGAAAAGTTTTTGAGGAATTTTTCATAACATGGTAAAAATGTTTAAGTGCTGGGTAAACTAGGACacaaaaatgtctttaaattaTAGTTACAAGGATATACCATATTTCATGAAAATAAGATGGCAATGACTGTAAGAAACATCATTTCGTTGTCCTCTAAGAAAATATTCTGCCAATTAAACCACAAAAAGCCATTAGTTATAAAATATGTCCCAATTTCAGatgtaaatgtgaaaaaaatgcctATCTTAGAGTGAATGAAATTTTGTATGTTAGAACAAAGACTGAAAGAATACACGCCAAAGTGTTAATGATGATGTTGTCTGTGAGTAATAAGATTATAaggggatttttttcctcctttactcttactttccaaattttctgcaatgaacattattattagttttagcatcagaaaataaattttgtttaaaaaataggtaCTGCTGGTTAAACACTACTTATGATGGAGGCCAGGTATCATCTTGCTCCAGGTAAAATGCTGGTTTGTGCAGACACGGCCATGGACTCCCCTACGTTTCTGTCCACTGAGTTGTAAACATGTTAGTTAAGTATCTTTCAGTAAATTACTCATCTCAGTAAAATTTGACAAGTATTctaataataaagaaagaaagcaccAAGTTACAAAAACCCTCAAATTcgcaagaaaacattaaaaactcaGGTTCTCATTGTTTCTGGGCCCATTACAGCAAGAGGAATTGAGCTCAGAAGGGGAGTGTCCCCCTGCTACAGAACAATGCGGGGAGTGACCTGGCCTCTGCACCCCACCCTCAAGCACAGCCTGTCACCTGCAGAACTCTTCCACCTCAGCAGGGTGCTGCAGTAATCACAGACAACACCTGAAGTCCTGGGgctcttgtgttttgttttgtctttttacaaGTGAAGTTAGCCGGAGGAGGACGTTATACAAATTTGTAAGGAAGAGGGACACTTGTATTTTGAGATCTAATGCTCTTCTGGTTTTATCTGTATCCCCTGCCTAGAGGAAAGAGGCAGAATATCAGTTGTCAGTTGTAGAACCAGGTCCTGACAGCCACCCTGTCAGGTACTCATCAGCTTCCCTCAGTTTTGGAATCAAAGCAGAAtacccggggacttccctggtggcgcagtggttaagaatccacctgccaacgcaggggacacgggttcgagccctggtccgggaagatcccacatgccgtggagcaactaaacccgtgcgccacaactactgaggctgcacgccacaactgctgaagcccgtgcgaccggagcctgtgctcggcagcaagagacgccaccgcaacgagaagcccgcgcaccacgacgaagagtagcccccgcccgccgcaactagagaaagcccacgcacagcaacgaagacccaacgcagcccaaaataaaataaataaataaataaatttattttttaaaaaaagatagtatTGTTATTAATAGTGgtaggttatttaaaaaaaaaaaaaaaaaagcagaatacccCCTCCCAAAATCTTTTCTGCTGAATATAGCCACAAAATGAACTAGGTGGTATAAAatctctttgataaaggaagacTTACCCGAATTTTTTCAATTTCCACTTTATTAGCAGTCTGCTGCTTCTCTAATCTTTCACTCAACTGAGAACAAATCTGAAGAAACAAACATAATATAAAATGACAATCTCTTCGGCAATGTCATAATTTGCACAACTTGGGCTCGGGGTGAATTGTACAGTGGAAGCTGGACTATACGAGCGGAATTAGGACAGCACTGCGCAGGAGGGGCTGTGAGAGGACAGGTGAGCAGAGGGGcctctggctctcccacctctgcaTCCACCGGCCTAGGACCTGCAGGGACCTCTCAGTGCCACGCTCGATGGCCAATGTTTACAGACACTGCCAGACTCAGGACCCAGCACGAGATCCCAGTACAGAAAGAAACAAGACCAATTCAGTTATGTTCTCAAAATGCAACCAGCTGGGGAGAGAAGTGGTTCTACATCATGAGTCTGAAGTGCTCCCAAGAACTAGGGGGCTTTCATGTATTAAGTGCCTGCTTATGTGAGGGAACTATGCCAGGTGCTCCACAAAGATAATCTCATGGACTCCTCACAACAGTTCTCCGGGTGAGCGATGATTTCCCTTAGTTTACAGTTGAAAAGCAGTGCGGTAACTTGTCCAGTGAAGCAAAGGGACTCGTCGGTGCAAGTCGCCGAGCAGGGACGCGTGTGGGTGTGGAGAAGACATCTCGTGCAGGCAAGCAGGGCTTCCAGAGAACATGGCCCAATTCCAGGGTGCACGGACCCACCTGCTTGTAGTCACCGATGAtagaactgttttttttaatctcagattCTGCCTTGTCGAGTTCCCGACGGCACATTTCTTTTAACTGCGTACATTAAGAAAAGCAAAAGTGAATGTTAAGGG
The window above is part of the Eubalaena glacialis isolate mEubGla1 chromosome 9, mEubGla1.1.hap2.+ XY, whole genome shotgun sequence genome. Proteins encoded here:
- the RABGAP1 gene encoding rab GTPase-activating protein 1 isoform X7, coding for MREQQAQQEDPIERFERENRRLQEANMRLEQENDDLAHELVTSKIALRKDLDNAEEKADALNKELLMTKQKLIDAEEEKRRLEEESAQLKEMCRRELDKAESEIKKNSSIIGDYKQICSQLSERLEKQQTANKVEIEKIRQKVDDCERCREFFNKEGRIKGISSAKEVLDEDTDEEKETLKNQLREMELELAQTKLQLVEAECKIQDLEHHLGLALNEVQAAKKTWFNRTLSSIKTATGVQGKETC